From a region of the Cyanobacteriota bacterium genome:
- a CDS encoding chaperone modulator CbpM, whose amino-acid sequence MTPSFELSRIVWSNTGDRLYSFEQAAYFTQTSVPLIERFVTLGLVEPTGTMLRRQDLVRVVQIQRLRRDLGLNLIGAAMVLDMAAEIAQLKAQLRAYRTRGEY is encoded by the coding sequence ATGACCCCTAGCTTTGAATTATCTCGTATTGTCTGGTCAAATACAGGCGATCGCCTCTACAGTTTCGAGCAGGCTGCCTACTTCACTCAAACCTCAGTGCCGCTAATTGAGCGGTTTGTCACCCTAGGGCTGGTCGAACCCACAGGCACCATGCTCCGCCGCCAGGATCTCGTCCGTGTGGTGCAGATTCAGCGCCTGCGCCGTGATTTAGGATTAAACTTGATTGGTGCTGCTATGGTACTGGACATGGCCGCTGAAATTGCCCAACTCAAGGCGCAACTGCGGGCCTATCGTACCAGAGGTGAATACTAG
- a CDS encoding HSP40/DnaJ peptide-binding protein has product AGAPPTDGVGFEGMDFGQYGSFDEFINELLGRFGQGGSTRRRVYTYRTTTGPEGFRESVEFGDDPFSRFVDMPAQDSEAAIALTFSEAFHGTQKRLQIGDETITVRIPPGAKSGSRIRVKGKGQISPFSQQRGDLYLTIELLPHSFYRFEGNNLICEIPISPEEAVLGAQIEVPTPDGNVTMTVPPSVDSGQTLRLRGKGWRDPKGNRTDLLVRLKIVTPKDLGTQEKECYEKLRQVSNFNPRKAIAEVHL; this is encoded by the coding sequence TGCAGGTGCCCCCCCAACTGATGGGGTTGGCTTCGAGGGTATGGACTTCGGGCAGTACGGGAGCTTTGACGAGTTTATTAACGAACTACTGGGTCGCTTTGGGCAGGGTGGTAGTACCAGACGACGGGTCTATACTTATCGGACAACAACAGGGCCAGAGGGATTTCGAGAGTCTGTGGAGTTTGGCGATGACCCGTTCAGTCGCTTCGTGGACATGCCCGCTCAGGATAGCGAAGCGGCGATCGCCCTCACCTTTTCCGAAGCTTTTCATGGCACCCAAAAACGGCTACAAATTGGCGATGAAACAATTACCGTACGCATTCCACCCGGTGCTAAGTCCGGTAGCCGCATCCGGGTCAAAGGTAAGGGACAGATCAGTCCCTTTAGTCAGCAACGGGGAGATTTATATCTCACCATTGAGTTACTCCCCCATTCGTTCTACAGATTTGAGGGTAACAATCTAATCTGTGAAATACCCATCAGTCCAGAGGAAGCTGTGCTCGGCGCTCAAATAGAGGTTCCGACCCCTGATGGCAACGTCACCATGACAGTGCCACCCAGTGTAGACTCTGGGCAAACCCTGAGATTGCGGGGCAAAGGCTGGCGCGATCCCAAGGGCAACCGAACGGATTTGTTGGTACGGCTGAAAATTGTCACCCCCAAAGATCTCGGCACTCAAGAGAAAGAATGCTATGAAAAGTTGCGCCAAGTCAGCAATTTTAATCCTCGCAAAGCCATTGCGGAGGTGCACCTATGA